The segment ACAAGAACTATGTCAAATACGGTTTCCTGTTTGATTTTCGTTTAATTTCCACTTGTTTTCTCTTCATTTCAGTCCGTGCATGCTGGCTAAGTATccaaatcaaaaccaaaaagatATCCAAATTACACAATTCTGTACTCTCCAAACAATTACTGCAAACCATTAACGATCGAATACGTCGAGCCAATGATCGAATATATAAATGCATTTGAAGTTTGTTTATAAATTACATATTTACACTTccacacacaaacatataTATATCACATACTTTATATCTTTGTGCGCTAACCAAATTTTCGCAAAATAtttttacacacacacactcacagcGGAGCAAAAGATATTTTTTATTcaatgtatatgtatttatacaAGTGTAAGGCACAAAACGTGGAATAAAAATATTTCCGTATATAAAACGAGACtttcaatttaaatttttaGCTGTGCGTGTTTGTACCAATCGAAACACACATCTATCGATATCACGATATCGCTCATCcccgaaatggatggtggatggtggatggtcgtcagtgtgaatagcctattacggaccatccccgaaatggatggtggatggtcgtcAGTGTGAATAGCCTATGATGGTCAATGGTCGTCAGAATAGCCTATAATCAGCACTTTTTCGTCGACTGCCAGCCTTGTATCATAACGGGCAGCACCGACACGACAATGGCAGGTCTCGCCAGACATTTGCACGAAAATTTGGTGGTTTTTAAGAAAGTTTTCGGTACTTTTTTAGGTCAAAATTGAGCCGACgatatatttacggtatattttttaagtgagacggtatattttggtatatttctgagggtcggtaggtatattttaacgatacATCTTCTGGTCAAACTGCAGACAACTCACTTGCACGAAAATACTGTGGTTTTTAAGAAagttttcggtattttttaagGTAAAAATTGAGCAGACgatatatttacggtatattttttaaatgagacggtatattttggtatttttctgagggtcggaccactaaccatacagtataccGATCTTCAATCGGGAGCCAATTTGAGCGGCGTatgagtacatatgtatttacgtatatatatgtagttaCATATATGAACATTCTTAAGGCATATCCTCTATTTATagaaagaaatatatatatttatgcaaatttatttaagtatatatatattttttcttatattgtatatttagctacatcattgttttagttataataaacaaaaaagtcgagaaccgacggcgtttgcataatttttataatttataataaacctgtttaaaataaggaaataaatgtgtaattatattattgtcatattttatattttgtggtataaatcaaacaaataacagcttttatttcatttcccgcgccctagtgtaccataccccaccccctgcccattcatcatttattttgtggcggtaggtcagtccatcaaaagacccaaaacaggaaccaaactcaaatttcagttctagcggccagcaatactaaacacacacacgcaaagtacgtgagaatgcatctgcacccatacactaaaacatgctggtggcaaaacagaaccagacctgagagagttcaaaaaatctgaaaaagcatacaatcacatatttttgtcgaaatatattgcgtgtgtactaacacatgcaaagatgttctctctgcgctttctctctcatgatgacgtcactctggggtacggaacgcgctagccagtgtgtgacgctttcgttgtatgaactggcacatctatgtatgtatatactgtatggttagttaCTGTAAGTTGCTCATGCCCAGCACAGGAGGCTCCAGAGCTTCGCGGCTCATTTCGTTGGAAAATATTCTACAAGAACTGCGTCCTCTCAATTGCAGGGGAAAACCCGAAATCAAAAATAATTCGATCGACAAAAAACAAGCGGCAGGGCTGAAAAATCTTAGATGACATCTATCGTTTCTGAATGTACGATAGATTGTGAAAAATCTAGTTCAGAAAAAATCGATGCTATCGATAGTTCCTTCGATGGTTTCGCACGTGCAGAGTTTGTTGTTTAACTAATTTTAGCCAGACCTAAATAAAAGCCATGCCTGCCGCCCCAGCAGCCGTGAGAAATGGCAAGCCCACGGAGCCGCACAAGTCGTGGAAGAAAGAAAACAAAGAGCGAAAGGCACTGAAAAGAGAGCGTAAGCAGGAGAAGCTCCTCAAACAGATAACCCAGACCAAAGAGTCGGAAGCCAAGGCAGATGCTGCCGCAAGTGCAGCGCAAGCAAGGATGAACAAGCCCAATACATCCACTCTGAGCATAGCAGTGCCGGGATCTATTCTGGAGAACGCGCAGTCCGCGGAGCTGAGGGCCTATGTTGCGGGCCAGATTGCTCGGGCCGCCTGCATATTCCGCGTCAACGAGGGGATAGTCTTCGATGATGTGGGCGTGGCGACGGCCCGTGAGACCAAGCGCAGCTACGAGCAGGACGCGGAGGGAAATGCGACGGGCACAGTGCGCAGCAGTTCGCTCCAATTGGCCCGAATCTTGCAGTATCTGGAGTGCCCGCAGTATTTGCGAAAGTACTTCTTTCCGCTGCACAAGGACTTGAAGTACTCTGGTCTGCTCAATCCCCTGGACACTCCCCATCACCTCAGGCAGCAAAGCAAGTTTCGCTATCGCGAGGCCGTTATTAGCAACAAGAAGGCCAAGGACGGACAAAGTTACGCCAATATGGGACTCCTGAACGATGTCCTCGTGGACAAGGCCATTGAGCCAGGGGTACGAGTGACGGTCAAAATGGATCCAGCTAGTGGTATGTTTCAGTTTTAACTATCAACAGGTAAAAGATACTAAATTTGTATTTTCCCTACCCCTACAGACACAAGCAGAAAGCAGCGCGGAACCCTGGTTAGTCCGGATGAGCCGCGTCGGGAGACGGGCGTCTACTGGGGCTACCAGGTACGCATCGCCCATTCGCTGTCGGACATATTCACGAAATCGCCATACGAGAGCAGCTACGATGTAACTCTTGGCACCTCTGATCGCAGCACCAACGTCCATGAGGTACCCAACCGTTCAATTCAGTACAAACACCTGCTCATCGTGTTTGGGGGCCTGCAAGGTCTCGAAGAAGCGCTGGCCAACGATGACAAGTTGACTGTGGACGATCCCGAAATGCTGTTCGACCATTACGTGAATGTCCTGCCGCGCCAAGGCTCACGCAGCATTCGCACCGAAGAGGCACTGCTGATTGCGTTGGCGTCACTGCAGGAGAAGCTGCAACCGGAACTGGCTGACGTGGAGACCGATATAAGTGATTTGCTGCCGCGCAGTGAAGACACCGGCATTCCAATGAGACGGGATGCATTGATTAgcaaaaagcaaaagaagCGGAAGCTCCTAGAAGCGCCTGATGAAACGGTGGCAGATAAACCGGCTCCAAAGGAAGCGGCTCCATCTCCAAAGAAAATTGTTCCAGCTCCAAAGGCAGCTCCTCCCACACCAGCAAGGCTGTCGGCAAATCCGTTTGGCGATCCTTCGGCGACAAAAACCTCCGTGGAGGACGACTTTGAAGTGGTACCCACAACAACCGCAGGACCCGCATCCACCAGGAAAACAAATGCCAGCGACAGCGATGATGATTTAAGTCGTTTCGATTGAGTTAAATATTTGGAATTTTATATTTGTAAATATATTGAACCGTATTGCTTTTACTCCACACATATGAATATGTACTCGACTCGCATATGCATCCAAAGCCtaaatttgcatttgattttattgtttttcCACTAAGTTGTTAACCATATTATGTACTCtagatatgtatatatatatttatgtatatattcatGTACTCGTGTGTGTATACTGTTCAGGATATTGCAGTGCTTTGTTTTGTGTTGCATAACTAGTATGCCGACAGACATCGTCTTTGATCGAATGGTTATGTTCTAATAAGTTTCTACTTAAACACTAATTGAATACAGTTTAAAGTTTCCAACGCAAATGTCAAAGCAAGTGCTAGTGCTTATTCCCTCCCTCCCAACAATAACATTGTCACATACATCCATAcatatcatcatcatcatgatcTGCTCCATCCATGCACACTTTGATAACTTAAAGATTATTACCTAGCTAATCCCTGGACATACTGTCGTGTCTGGCTCTCTGTCCATCTGCCACTCTTACTGCTCGTATTTACAAATAACAAAAACATAATCGGTAAATGAAATCATTAAATATAATACATTGTCGCTTGTCATGATTGGCTATGGAATCGAGTGCAGGAAACGCGACTCCGGCAGGCAGTCCTCGTCCAGCTCGATGCGTGTGTCGCTGTGGTAGCCCAACAGGGTTTCGGAGTCGTCCTCAAGATGTCGTATGGGATAGCTAATGCCATCGCCAAAGCTAAGAGATGTTGGCATTATATTTGAGCAGGCTTCCGGTAcagtatatacatacaatacaatacaaataatgtTTAAGAGTGATgggctcttgcttaagccggttgtgtttttcttgctcccgcattctccgccctttgcctaaatatcaaacaacattgttgtgactttgttttgatatattatcgcatctctttaatttgattctactttgtgttaaccaccagtgttttgtttgtaaacaaaataatataaattcaatattgcaacgtaacgcatcggactcgtgcaggcaatttgttattgttttttgcccagtatgcttttcgttatcgcttcttcggtgtgcactgttctcccgcatcagcgtttgcatcgcccacactctctcgtgagcataagcggggctcgcattgttgctctcactctctctggattgcctatactctccctctctgtggacttttcttttgtgtctctgctttggtgagtttactgctcgttttctgcacttcgttggatcatctgctttgaattattgccgctgcagctgattgtctggctcgctctgctgtctgctctcctactttacctgcgatctcactccgttctttttttattcgtgcacagtgattctactactGTCCATAATGGCAATTGTTTGCAGTGCAAAGAAAtatgaattcggtggtgttatcattggtgattcatttcttagctgctggctgtgcgacaattttgcccacataaaatgtgctggtggtggaaattttggcggctgaatgatctgatctcgaaacgcatgggcctgtcttggtcatgtctggcttgtcgggagattgaggccgaaatgcgcacatttatgagacagactcgaactgggtttctggatgtccggaaacaatttgtggctctcaacgagaaatttcttgcccttgaatcacagtttcttgggctcaaactctggagcgaatcgcctagacggaaaatgccgcataatgataccaatctcttgcaacctaatccgattggtacgcctgcctcccaccttcatccatcggaagcatttccgtgtagtcaggccacgccgttgtctgtaaatccgccaacggtggctccggggTTCTTTACACCGGGCAATGTGCTcccttcgagcacccaacttcccaacagcatcaatcccatccctgcagtttctgtggccgtcacttctgacgcggtgagtgctccttgtgcgggtgtgctggttgctgacgacgtcttgccaattcctgctccaattcctactccaattcctgctacagccattgctgccaatatCCTGCCCTtggaccgagatctcttttaggagtggctccaccatcccgatctcgctcgggacttcaacttagagcagtggtccctcggaaagcaatatttgtttctcgtcttattcctgaggctacaacggaggatgttaaacaacatctttcctctaaacttaacacttcgcctgttgatatagttatGACGAAATTTACATTTATaaataagcgcaacatatcatcctttaaaattcttctccctgattctttactatccagttcgctagaaccgtcaatatggcctgagcatacaattgtgcatgagttccttctcaaagattcgaactcgaatccaagaattaccgaacatgctccaaaaaactgatgtactatttttccatgcactatcagaacgttcgcagtttgctgggaaaattgcgtcaaattcatactaatagcgcgtcctttgatttcgatgccatcgcgtttcccgaaacctggcttaactgctctgtcaatgatcatgaaattttcattgatagttacactatttatagaatggaccgcccatcttttgcaggtggggttctgattgcagttaaatctgttttctcatctgagttattcccattcaataacattcatggaattgaatttgttgcagtcaaagttcgtgttggatccgcatttttctatttaacctgctcttacattcctcccaggtctgatgctgagctttacttacaccacctctcagcaattaatactgtTGTTTcagcattagggtgcaatgatcgaattattgtcatgggggactttaacctcccatttctttcttggctgccttgtgatgacgctaacctgttgtttcccaattgccataatgactttatcaatgggctaacggatatttcccttgtccaaactaatgccgttaaaaacattagggacagacttcttgacctcgtttttgttaacgatggttctcttgctacggtatctagagcaagcccaatatctctccctgaagatccttaccatccaactttgttgatatcactggactgtacacaatctggaggtgctgacagttccatggctccttgtcacataaagtgttttcgcaatatttgagatatacgttttatagtgagatctaacaggagtgcggataccaaatttggttactctagtcttaatagtctctgagatttgtgaatatccccagattttcatcctttgcgggggcggaagggggtgtggcgaaattttgaaacaaactcgtctcggagttaggagtgtggataccaaatttggttgctctagcttttatagtctctgagatctaggcgctaatgttctactctaagcaaagccggctatgctacgtgtgtgctagagagagac is part of the Drosophila miranda strain MSH22 chromosome Y unlocalized genomic scaffold, D.miranda_PacBio2.1 Contig_Y1_pilon, whole genome shotgun sequence genome and harbors:
- the LOC117190990 gene encoding putative methyltransferase C9orf114 — its product is MPAAPAAVRNGKPTEPHKSWKKENKERKALKRERKQEKLLKQITQTKESEAKADAAASAAQARMNKPNTSTLSIAVPGSILENAQSAELRAYVAGQIARAACIFRVNEGIVFDDVGVATARETKRSYEQDAEGNATGTVRSSSLQLARILQYLECPQYLRKYFFPLHKDLKYSGLLNPLDTPHHLRQQSKFRYREAVISNKKAKDGQSYANMGLLNDVLVDKAIEPGVRVTVKMDPASDTSRKQRGTLVSPDEPRRETGVYWGYQVRIAHSLSDIFTKSPYESSYDVTLGTSDRSTNVHEVPNRSIQYKHLLIVFGGLQGLEEALANDDKLTVDDPEMLFDHYVNVLPRQGSRSIRTEEALLIALASLQEKLQPELADVETDISDLLPRSEDTGIPMRRDALISKKQKKRKLLEAPDETVADKPAPKEAAPSPKKIVPAPKAAPPTPARLSANPFGDPSATKTSVEDDFEVVPTTTAGPASTRKTNASDSDDDLSRFD